The sequence below is a genomic window from Methylocystis sp. IM3.
ACCGCCGAGGCGAAAGAAGGCGCGGCCGTCGTCGTCGTGCGCGATAATGGGGTTGGCATCCCCAGCGAAATGCTGCCGCATGTCTTCGAGCTCTTCACGCAGGTCGACAGGACGCTCGGTCGCGCCCAGGGCGGAATTGGCGTCGGACTTGCCCTCGTGCGCCGCATCGCGGAATTGCACGGAGGCGCCGTCGAGGCGCAAAGCGACGGACTCGGCAAGGGAAGCGCCTTCACCGTGCGCCTCCCCGTCAGCGTCGCGGGCGCCCTGGAAAAGACGCCGGAGCGCGGCGGAAAGGCGCCCGGGCAGACGGCGGCCCCCCGCCGTATCCTCGTGATCGACGACGAACGCGACGTCGCCGACAGCCTCATGGCCCTCCTCGACGGCTTCGGCGCCACGGTGCGCGTCGCCTATGGCGGCGCCGAAGGGCTCGCGGCGCTTGCCGGTTTCCAGCCGGAACTGATCTTTCTCGACATCGGCATGCCCGGAATGGACGGCTACGAAACGGCGCGCCGGATTCGCGCCGTGCCGGAAGGGCGGGCGGCGACGCTCGTGGCGCTCACGGGATGGGGTCCCGATCAAATTCAGGACCGGGCGCGGGAGGCCGGTTTCGACGCTCAGCTCACCAAGCCGGCGAGCCTGACCGCCCTGCGGCAATTGCTGGCGAGCGTCGCCCCGAATGCGCGCGCCGACAAGCCCCGCGCATAAGAACGCCGTTTGAACCTCTTTCTTCGCGCCGGCGTCGCCCACGGCCGCATCCGCGTCACAATCTCGTCGTGTTTTCAAGCTTCTGCGATGCGGCGACAAACATCAGAAAGGTCTCGAAACGGCATGAAGAAGCTCATCCTCCTGGCTGGCGGCGCGATCCTGGCGGCGACGGCTGTTCCGGCGATCGCCAAGCCCTCGCCCGCGGCGGCCATCAGCGCCGTGCTGTCACGGCAGACCCCCGCCGCCCGCAAGGCGGAGATCGGCCGCCAGGTCGCGCTCATGTGCAACCTCTCGCTATCGGACGACGAGCTGAACAGGGCCTCCGCCTTCATCGAAGCCAACCGGGCCAGGGGCGTGCACTGGGTCGCCGACCAGATCAGCCACAGCGAGCTGAGCTACGCCTGCGGCAACTAGCGTTTTCGCCTGCGCGGGAGGGCCGTGGCGGCGCGGCCCGCAAGCGACCTCTCAATTGTTCCGCTCCCGCCCCGACGCCCTGCGCGCGGCCTGTTCCTTCGCCGAAAGCAGATCGAGCAGAAAACGCACTTCGAAGGGAAGGGGTTCGGCGAGGGTGTCCTTGAGCGCCTCGCGAATGGCGGCTGCGAGCTGCGCCTGCATGAGAGACTGGTTCCGGGCTCTCTCACGCCGCGTGCCTTCTTCTGCGATGGACATGAGCAAATTCCCCGCCGGCGAAGAGAAGTCGTCTGGCTGATCCATTCGGTCTCATAAGCTTCTGAAGTGTGACGGGGACCGCCGCTTTTCGAGCGTCGCCGCAAGACGAGGCTCGCCGGTTATCTCTTCCATTTGGCTCGGCCGTCGCGTTATCCTGCCCAAAAAACGAGGCAGGGAGGAATTATGTCTAATAATGCGTCAAACGGGCGGAGGCCTGCGCAGGCCGAGGAGCGCAGCCAGTCGCCGCTGTGGTTCGCCATCGCGGGGCTGCTCGTGAGCCTTGCAAGCTTCAGCTTGCAGGATTTGCAGATCGGCGACGTCGTCTTCTGGGCGGGCGGCGTCTTCGCCGCGATCGCGCTCGTCTATTACTTCTTCCAGCCCAAGCATGGGCTTCCGACCGGCAAGCGATAGCGTTTGGGGTTGCGATCGAGGGCCGAACGACTATGTTCGGCCCGCCGATCATTCCAGCTACGGGCCTTCCATGTCCTTTCCGCTTTCTGCGATCACCCGCCGCCGCCTGATTGCCGCCGCCGGCGGCGCGCTCGCCCTCGCCGCCTCGCCCGCCCTGGCCGAAAAGGCGGCCTCGGGCTCGGTGTCGCTCATGGAGCTCATGGCGCCGAACGCCCTCCCCGACATCGTCGAGGGCGACGCCAATGCGCCCGTCGCGATCGTCGAATACGCCTCGATGACCTGCAGCCATTGCGCGGCCTTCCATCACGACGTCTATCCGACGCTGAAAAAGAATTACATCGACACGGGCAAGGTCAAATTCACGCTGCGCGAGTTCCCGCTCGATCCGCTCGCCACCGCGGCCTTCATGCTGGCGCGCGAAATGGGCGACAAGCGCGACGCCGTGGTCGATCTTCTCTTCGCGCAGCAGAAGAATTGGGCTTTCGTCGACCAGCCGCTCGACGGCCTCGCCAATGTCCTCAAACAGGCGGGCCTGAGCCAGGAAAAATTCGAGGCGATTCTCAAGGATCAGGACCTCTACAAGAAGGTCAACGAGGTGCGCGCCCGCGCCGCCGACAAGTTCGGGGTGAATTCGACCCCGACCTTCTTCATCAACGGCGAAAAATATACGGGTGAGATCACTACGGCCGATTTCGACAAGATCATCGCCGCGAAGACGCCGGCGAAATAGGCCGGGCCGGAGCGAGGTTTCCGCTTCGCCGGAAGGCCCTCTAAAAAACCGTTCGCCGCGCCAGCGCCGCGGCGAGCGTGCCCTCGTCGAGATAGTCGAGCTCGCCGCCGACTGGCACGCCATGGGCGAGGCGCGTCACCTTGACGCCGAAGGGGCCCAGCAGATCGGCGATGTAATGCGCCGTCGTCTGGCCGTCGACGGTGGCGTTGACGGCGAGCACCACCTCCCGAATCCCGCCGCTCCGCACCCGCTCGATCAGTCCGGCGATGGAGAGATCATCCGGCCCCACGCCGTCGAGCGGCGACAGCACGCCGCCGAGCACGTGATAGCGCGCGTCGAGAAGCGCGGCGCGCTCCAGCGCCCAGAGATCGGCGACCGTCTCCACGACGATGACGATCGAGGGGTCGCGCCGCGCGTCGCGGCAGACGGTGCAGGGGTCGCTGGTGTCGAGATTGCCGCAGATCGAACAGGCGACGATGCGCTCCCGCGCGACCCGCATGGCGTCCGCGAGCGGGCCGAGAAGCTCCTCGCGCTTGCGCATGAGATGCAGCGCCGCGCGCCGCGCCGACCGCGGCCCAAGTCCGGGCAGCCGCGCGAGCAACTGCACGAGACGTTCGATTTCCGGACCTGCGACGCGTTCGGCCATTTTTACTGTTTCGTGCGGGGGCGGGGCGCGCCCCTCTCCCGCAGCGGGGAGAGGGAACTCAGAACGGCAGCTTGAAGCCCGCCGGCAGCTGGAGCCCGCCGGTCATCGCCTTCATCTTTTCCGCCATCAGCTCGTCGGCCTTGCCGCGCGCCTGCATATGGGCGGTGACGATGAGGTCCTCGAGAATTTCCCTCTCTTCCGGCTTCACCAGGCTCGGATCGATGGAAATGGACTTCATCGCGCCCTTGGCGGTGAGCCGCACCTTGACGAGACCGCCGCCCGCCTCGCCCTCGACCTCGGTGTTCTCCAGTTCGAGCTGCG
It includes:
- a CDS encoding DsbA family protein — its product is MSFPLSAITRRRLIAAAGGALALAASPALAEKAASGSVSLMELMAPNALPDIVEGDANAPVAIVEYASMTCSHCAAFHHDVYPTLKKNYIDTGKVKFTLREFPLDPLATAAFMLAREMGDKRDAVVDLLFAQQKNWAFVDQPLDGLANVLKQAGLSQEKFEAILKDQDLYKKVNEVRARAADKFGVNSTPTFFINGEKYTGEITTADFDKIIAAKTPAK
- the recR gene encoding recombination mediator RecR, with product MAERVAGPEIERLVQLLARLPGLGPRSARRAALHLMRKREELLGPLADAMRVARERIVACSICGNLDTSDPCTVCRDARRDPSIVIVVETVADLWALERAALLDARYHVLGGVLSPLDGVGPDDLSIAGLIERVRSGGIREVVLAVNATVDGQTTAHYIADLLGPFGVKVTRLAHGVPVGGELDYLDEGTLAAALARRTVF
- a CDS encoding YbaB/EbfC family nucleoid-associated protein, whose product is MMDFMGLMKQAQQFQAKMAEAQLELENTEVEGEAGGGLVKVRLTAKGAMKSISIDPSLVKPEEREILEDLIVTAHMQARGKADELMAEKMKAMTGGLQLPAGFKLPF